Proteins from a genomic interval of Desulforegulaceae bacterium:
- a CDS encoding tyrosine-type recombinase/integrase: MENQEWNQLVLKFLSFLETEKNSSAHTITGYHRDLKDFYFYIKNNFSQLNPEDIEKDQVRNYLYFLHSKKYKPSSIRRKIASLASFYNYLLKIDLVKKNPCTGISLPKLPQTIPSFIGIDDMFYFLDSISVKTWLDARNKAVFELMYSTGIRVSELVGLNVDDIFDSGFIKVFGKGRKERIIPCSSKALKFVKDYIELVEMEINKKLEGALFLNRFKTRIRARSIARILDALILKAGLHFKTSPHKIRHSFATHMLDNGADLRFIQEFLNHKSLSTTQKYTHVTMDRLMEVYDKSHPRN, from the coding sequence ATGGAAAATCAGGAATGGAATCAACTTGTTTTAAAATTTTTGTCTTTTCTTGAAACGGAAAAGAATTCAAGTGCCCATACAATCACAGGATATCACAGGGATTTAAAAGACTTTTATTTCTATATTAAAAATAATTTCAGTCAGTTAAATCCTGAAGATATAGAAAAGGATCAGGTTAGGAATTACCTTTATTTTCTCCATTCAAAAAAATATAAGCCTTCTTCAATTAGAAGAAAAATTGCTTCTCTTGCTTCTTTTTACAATTATCTTCTTAAAATAGATCTGGTAAAGAAAAATCCATGTACAGGGATAAGCCTTCCAAAGCTTCCGCAAACAATTCCTTCTTTTATTGGAATTGACGATATGTTTTATTTTCTTGATTCTATTTCTGTAAAAACCTGGCTTGATGCAAGAAATAAGGCTGTTTTTGAATTGATGTATTCAACAGGAATAAGGGTGTCTGAGCTTGTTGGTTTAAATGTTGATGATATTTTTGATTCTGGATTTATAAAAGTTTTTGGAAAAGGAAGAAAGGAAAGAATAATTCCTTGTTCTTCAAAGGCTTTAAAATTTGTTAAAGACTATATTGAGCTTGTTGAAATGGAAATTAATAAAAAACTTGAAGGAGCTCTTTTTTTAAACAGATTTAAAACAAGAATAAGAGCAAGATCCATTGCAAGAATTCTTGATGCACTTATATTAAAAGCCGGGCTTCATTTTAAAACCTCTCCCCATAAAATAAGGCATAGTTTTGCAACCCATATGCTTGATAACGGGGCTGATTTAAGATTTATTCAGGAGTTTTTAAATCATAAAAGCCTTTCAACCACACAAAAGTACACCCATGTCACCATGGATAGATTAATGGAAGTTTACGACAAATCACACCCAAGGAATTAG
- a CDS encoding HAD hydrolase-like protein, which produces MKIKIDREEIAFDFDGVIADTMTLFVSLLKKDYDRGDISISDITNYDLRKCLDVSDEVLMDIGFKIISEDCYKFLKPIKGAVDVLTNFVESGEKLLIITARPEKKPVELWVNHYLNINEKKFEVVATGDFNSKTKALHDFNKKHLIEDRIETCFHLKEEGFEPIVFVQPWNRLPNDFIEVKSWSEISNLFG; this is translated from the coding sequence GTGAAAATTAAAATAGACAGGGAAGAAATTGCCTTTGATTTTGACGGAGTAATAGCTGATACAATGACACTTTTTGTGTCTCTTTTAAAAAAAGACTATGATAGAGGGGATATTTCAATTTCAGATATTACCAATTATGATCTTAGAAAATGCCTTGATGTTTCAGATGAGGTTTTAATGGACATAGGATTTAAAATAATCAGTGAGGATTGTTATAAGTTTCTAAAGCCCATTAAAGGTGCTGTTGATGTTTTAACAAATTTTGTTGAATCAGGGGAAAAACTTTTAATTATAACAGCAAGACCTGAAAAAAAACCTGTTGAACTCTGGGTTAACCACTATCTTAACATTAATGAAAAAAAATTTGAGGTTGTTGCAACCGGAGATTTCAATTCAAAAACAAAGGCTTTGCATGATTTTAATAAAAAACACCTTATCGAAGACAGGATAGAAACCTGTTTCCATTTAAAGGAAGAAGGATTTGAGCCCATTGTTTTTGTACAGCCCTGGAACAGACTTCCAAATGATTTTATTGAAGTAAAATCCTGGTCTGAAATTTCAAACCTTTTTGGTTGA
- a CDS encoding mannose-1-phosphate guanylyltransferase/mannose-6-phosphate isomerase: MLIPVILAGGSGTRLWPLSRRLYPKQLIELTSTKTMLQETILRLENIENLSDPIIICNEDHRFMVAEQLRQININNPSIILEPIAKNTAPAIAVSAVKALELDLDPTLIVLPADHYIGDMETFKESIKTGYEAAEKNLVITFGIVPSSPETGYGYIKKGSSVSGAVSMVDKFVEKPDLETAKKYLESGKYLWNSGMFIFKAKTIIEEFEKNSPEILKCAKAAVKKGQTDLDFMRLDKESFSLSPEDSIDYAIMEKTTRAAVIPISCQWNDLGSFEALWQTKEKDENNNVTSGDVYLSDVKNSYLHSTSRIVAAVGVENHVIIETSDAVLVASRDKVQDVKKIVDQLKKDKRDEPDIHKTVYRPWGNYETIDISERFQVKRLTVKPGEKLSAQKHHHRAEHWVVVKGTAVVTRGEDEILLKEDESIYIPLGTLHRLYNPGKIPLEIVEVQSGSYLGEDDIVRFDDIYGRSPK, from the coding sequence ATGCTTATTCCAGTAATTCTAGCCGGTGGTTCAGGTACAAGGCTCTGGCCTCTTTCAAGAAGACTGTATCCAAAACAGCTAATTGAACTTACATCTACAAAAACCATGCTTCAGGAAACAATTTTAAGGCTGGAAAACATAGAAAATCTTTCAGACCCTATAATAATCTGCAATGAAGACCATAGATTTATGGTTGCAGAACAATTAAGGCAGATCAATATAAACAATCCTTCAATAATTTTAGAGCCAATTGCCAAAAACACAGCTCCTGCAATAGCGGTTTCAGCAGTAAAAGCACTTGAACTTGACTTGGACCCCACTTTAATTGTTCTTCCAGCTGATCATTATATAGGAGATATGGAAACCTTTAAAGAAAGTATTAAAACCGGATATGAGGCTGCAGAAAAAAATCTTGTAATAACATTTGGAATTGTTCCTTCCTCTCCTGAAACAGGTTATGGATATATTAAAAAAGGATCTTCAGTATCAGGGGCTGTTTCCATGGTTGATAAATTTGTTGAAAAACCTGACCTTGAAACTGCAAAAAAATATCTTGAATCAGGTAAGTATTTATGGAACAGCGGAATGTTTATTTTCAAAGCAAAAACAATTATTGAAGAATTTGAAAAAAACTCTCCTGAAATTTTAAAATGTGCAAAAGCCGCTGTTAAAAAAGGGCAGACAGATCTTGACTTTATGAGGCTTGATAAGGAAAGCTTCAGCCTTTCACCTGAAGATTCAATAGATTATGCAATAATGGAAAAAACAACCCGGGCTGCTGTAATTCCAATTTCATGCCAATGGAATGATCTTGGGTCTTTTGAAGCTTTATGGCAGACAAAAGAAAAAGATGAAAACAACAATGTCACTTCAGGAGATGTTTATCTTTCAGATGTAAAAAACTCTTATCTTCATTCCACCTCAAGAATTGTTGCAGCTGTTGGAGTTGAAAATCATGTTATAATTGAAACCTCAGATGCTGTTCTTGTTGCATCAAGGGATAAGGTTCAGGATGTTAAAAAAATAGTTGACCAGCTTAAAAAAGACAAAAGAGATGAACCTGATATTCACAAAACAGTTTACAGACCCTGGGGAAATTACGAAACAATTGATATTTCAGAAAGATTTCAGGTTAAAAGACTTACAGTAAAACCCGGAGAAAAACTTTCAGCACAAAAACATCACCATAGAGCAGAACACTGGGTTGTGGTGAAAGGAACTGCTGTTGTTACAAGGGGAGAAGATGAAATTCTTTTAAAAGAAGATGAGTCAATTTATATTCCACTTGGAACTTTGCACAGACTTTATAATCCAGGTAAAATTCCCCTTGAAATAGTTGAAGTTCAATCTGGAAGCTATCTTGGGGAAGACGATATTGTAAGATTTGATGATATTTACGGAAGATCACCCAAATAA
- a CDS encoding SGNH/GDSL hydrolase family protein, with protein MVNKDLSSGFFGDSIFYGYQTDYESRCFRVFEKQSGIKPVFKGRENPLGFPGAGVFDLIKLSASLFNKYFPDILFLCVGANHFDENGILRYPYSMGEADFFDQYFILFEKLHKMGLNLIWCGFPPFEQGGIEQKRALYLSHKISEIAKKFDFKSSFFIESLINQPDFDPRGGIYYDNLAIDIHPNNCGQEFIGSFYADYIKKNQ; from the coding sequence ACAGATTATGAATCAAGGTGTTTCAGGGTTTTTGAAAAACAATCAGGAATAAAACCTGTTTTCAAGGGACGAGAAAATCCCCTGGGATTTCCAGGAGCAGGTGTTTTTGATTTGATAAAATTATCAGCCAGTCTTTTTAATAAATATTTTCCAGATATTTTGTTTTTGTGCGTGGGAGCAAACCACTTTGATGAAAACGGGATTTTAAGATATCCTTATTCAATGGGTGAAGCTGATTTTTTTGACCAGTATTTTATTCTTTTTGAAAAACTTCATAAAATGGGCTTAAATCTTATTTGGTGTGGTTTTCCTCCTTTTGAACAAGGCGGAATAGAACAAAAAAGAGCTCTTTATCTAAGCCATAAAATCTCAGAAATTGCCAAAAAATTTGATTTTAAATCCTCTTTTTTTATTGAAAGTCTTATAAATCAGCCTGATTTTGATCCCAGGGGTGGAATTTATTATGATAATTTGGCAATAGATATTCATCCAAATAATTGTGGACAGGAATTTATTGGCTCATTTTACGCTGATTATATTAAGAAAAACCAATAA